Proteins encoded together in one Gaiellales bacterium window:
- a CDS encoding STAS domain-containing protein encodes MATTPDPTLDVRRSRSDNSEVIVCRGRLDADTCQGLQAQIDDALDGRVDRMRIDLLDVVALDDAGLSCLQQCAERCEAYGIGLEITCAGDVRRALSTGATRSAVA; translated from the coding sequence ATGGCGACCACTCCCGACCCCACGCTCGACGTCCGCCGCAGCCGTTCGGACAACTCCGAGGTGATCGTGTGCCGCGGTCGCCTCGACGCGGACACGTGCCAGGGGCTCCAGGCGCAGATCGATGACGCGCTGGACGGCCGCGTCGACCGAATGCGTATCGACCTGCTGGACGTCGTCGCACTGGACGACGCGGGTCTCTCCTGCCTGCAGCAGTGCGCCGAGCGGTGCGAGGCCTACGGCATCGGCCTCGAGATCACCTGCGCCGGCGATGTCCGGCGGGCGCTCTCCACGGGCGCGACGCGGTCGGCCGTGGCCTGA
- a CDS encoding ferritin-like domain-containing protein yields the protein MTPLESPLPRLTRRAGLQLTAGGAAAAGIGLLAGPLTAAAPASLGTTDVRVLNFALVLERLQERFYALALERAGLSGELEQFAHVAHGHERKHVEKLSAALGGRAGAAPSFTLDDVTSDAKRFTATAIALEDMAVAAYNGQVANVSRPVLKVAAEIVSVEGRHAAWIRDLAGHLPAPRAADPVLATKAVLAKLAPMGLVQGLGGEG from the coding sequence GTGACACCACTCGAATCCCCGCTGCCGCGGCTGACCCGCAGGGCGGGGTTGCAGCTGACGGCGGGCGGTGCGGCGGCGGCCGGCATCGGCCTGCTCGCCGGCCCGCTGACGGCGGCGGCGCCCGCCTCGCTCGGCACGACCGACGTTCGCGTGCTCAATTTCGCGCTGGTGCTCGAGCGGCTGCAGGAGCGCTTCTACGCGCTCGCGCTGGAGCGGGCCGGCCTGTCAGGAGAGCTCGAGCAGTTCGCACACGTCGCGCACGGCCACGAGCGCAAGCACGTCGAGAAGCTGTCCGCCGCGCTCGGCGGGCGGGCCGGCGCTGCTCCATCCTTCACGCTGGACGATGTCACGTCCGACGCCAAGCGGTTCACCGCGACGGCGATCGCGCTGGAGGACATGGCGGTGGCCGCCTACAACGGTCAGGTGGCGAACGTCTCCCGGCCGGTGCTGAAGGTGGCGGCCGAGATCGTCTCGGTCGAAGGCCGGCATGCCGCATGGATCCGCGACCTCGCCGGTCATCTGCCGGCTCCGCGCGCGGCCGACCCGGTGCTCGCCACGAAGGCGGTGCTTGCGAAGCTGGCTCCGATGGGGCTCGTGCAGGGACTGGGAGGCGAGGGATGA
- a CDS encoding oligosaccharide flippase family protein: MTPRIVLLGGFAASSAMNYGFSVVAARLLEPQQFGVVAVAQGILVVAGLVLGAGVPAVLAAELARGTAVPGRLVRGALLVNVAIGTAIACGLGIAALVEPVRRSLGSVEGVAMLAIAFPAFGVLSTGWSTAQGRGRFALCSVINIAESGTRLALGTLVLVLGASARGALAAIAAGALAGAATSAVVMHRLGRPSGRGLAFPHLGTAGAVFVAQLGQVLLITVDLIGLRVFGADSGTVGIYQAALILANAPYYVVAATVVPVLYSRASATADPGERSPLLSEALVIVALFTLPIELLLVAYPRAALTLVFPDAYGSGAAALRVLAAGTLCLTVLAVYSFFLQASARARISAAVLGVVALVEPVGLLVAVPRWSSTGAAAVFAVASGIALTALLAAGVRQGVQGLRPARAVAAGAACAVAAVAAVVALASAGVPLPLALAAGAVAYAALLARSGILRRIVPEPLRAARDAG, from the coding sequence ATGACGCCGCGGATCGTCCTGCTCGGCGGGTTCGCCGCCAGCAGCGCGATGAACTACGGGTTCAGCGTCGTGGCGGCGCGGCTCCTGGAGCCCCAGCAGTTCGGCGTGGTGGCCGTGGCGCAGGGCATCCTCGTCGTCGCCGGGCTCGTGCTCGGAGCCGGCGTCCCGGCCGTCCTGGCGGCGGAGCTCGCCCGTGGCACGGCGGTTCCGGGCCGGCTGGTCCGTGGTGCGCTCCTGGTCAACGTCGCAATCGGCACCGCCATCGCGTGCGGCCTGGGGATCGCCGCCCTGGTGGAGCCGGTACGGCGGAGCCTGGGCTCGGTGGAGGGCGTCGCGATGCTGGCAATCGCATTTCCGGCGTTCGGCGTGCTCTCCACGGGATGGTCGACGGCGCAGGGGCGTGGGCGCTTCGCGCTGTGCTCGGTGATCAACATCGCCGAGAGCGGCACCAGGCTCGCACTCGGCACGCTGGTGCTCGTCCTGGGCGCATCGGCGCGCGGCGCGCTCGCCGCCATCGCCGCCGGAGCGCTGGCCGGTGCGGCGACCTCCGCGGTGGTGATGCACCGGCTGGGACGACCGTCCGGCCGCGGACTGGCGTTTCCCCACCTCGGGACGGCAGGCGCAGTGTTCGTGGCGCAGCTCGGCCAGGTGCTGCTGATCACCGTCGACCTGATCGGCCTGCGGGTCTTCGGGGCGGACAGCGGCACGGTCGGCATCTACCAGGCGGCGCTGATCCTCGCGAACGCGCCGTACTACGTGGTCGCCGCGACCGTCGTCCCGGTGCTGTACAGCCGCGCGTCCGCGACAGCCGACCCAGGGGAGCGCAGCCCCCTGCTCTCCGAGGCGCTAGTGATCGTCGCGCTGTTCACGCTGCCGATCGAGCTGCTCCTCGTCGCCTACCCGCGTGCCGCGCTGACGCTGGTCTTTCCCGATGCCTACGGGAGCGGTGCCGCCGCCCTGCGGGTGCTGGCCGCCGGCACGCTGTGCCTGACGGTGCTCGCCGTGTACTCGTTCTTCCTCCAGGCATCGGCACGAGCCCGGATATCGGCGGCCGTGCTGGGCGTCGTGGCGCTGGTCGAGCCGGTGGGGCTGCTGGTCGCCGTCCCGCGATGGTCGAGCACAGGGGCGGCCGCAGTGTTCGCCGTGGCCAGCGGCATCGCGCTCACCGCCCTGCTTGCGGCCGGCGTGCGACAGGGCGTGCAGGGGCTGCGACCGGCACGCGCCGTGGCGGCCGGCGCTGCGTGCGCGGTCGCCGCGGTGGCCGCCGTGGTCGCGCTCGCGTCGGCCGGCGTCCCGCTCCCGCTGGCGCTCGCAGCAGGAGCGGTGGCCTACGCCGCCTTGCTCGCGCGGTCCGGCATCCTGCGCCGGATCGTTCCCGAACCGCTCAGGGCGGCACGCGACGCCGGCTGA
- a CDS encoding Rho termination factor N-terminal domain-containing protein, which translates to MRVNVSTARRLGLLLLVALSPVLPATGPETAHAATDGRAGGPQKLWRMYPLGPRRGGDRTSHPPVHPDRTPHATASPEHHTRPGDGSGGWDEQPLAWLLGLGAAAAVGAAAVVGVRRSQGDPQGAGIVNGRAPRPPATPAARLRATAAPPARARPSPDLSHLSRSQLYQLAVERGIDGRSRMTRERLIEALDDHRPRGGPT; encoded by the coding sequence ATGCGCGTCAACGTCTCAACCGCGAGGAGGCTCGGGCTCCTGCTGCTGGTGGCCCTATCGCCGGTGCTGCCCGCGACCGGCCCGGAGACGGCCCATGCCGCCACCGACGGCCGCGCCGGTGGGCCGCAGAAGCTCTGGCGCATGTACCCGCTGGGGCCGCGCCGCGGCGGCGACCGGACGTCTCACCCGCCGGTGCATCCCGACCGCACCCCACACGCGACGGCGTCGCCGGAGCACCACACCCGGCCCGGAGACGGTTCCGGCGGCTGGGACGAGCAGCCGCTCGCGTGGCTGCTGGGGCTGGGCGCCGCGGCGGCGGTTGGGGCCGCCGCCGTGGTCGGGGTTCGGCGCTCGCAGGGCGATCCGCAGGGGGCCGGCATCGTCAACGGGCGAGCACCTCGGCCGCCGGCAACGCCGGCGGCGCGGTTGCGTGCGACCGCCGCGCCCCCGGCGCGCGCACGGCCGTCGCCCGACCTGTCGCACCTCTCGCGCAGCCAGCTCTACCAGCTGGCGGTGGAGCGGGGCATCGACGGCAGGTCACGCATGACCCGGGAACGGCTGATCGAAGCGCTCGACGACCACCGGCCGAGAGGAGGCCCGACGTGA
- a CDS encoding L,D-transpeptidase, whose protein sequence is MRTRSGSCSATGPPAVEEHPLGGGVAAQRGGAACRVDAPDAHDAVWAALSGPATARSAPRAGAPAVARLRATTPEGTTAIVLVLRRRVADDGSVWNLVSLPVLPNGSTGWLPRRALNGYTFVDTRLWVDLGARRLVLTRSGRTVFRAPVAVGAPGTPTPTGRFYIRDRLTRYASPFYGPIAFGTSARSAVLTDWPAGGYIGIHGTNRPGLIPGAVSHGCIRLRNDAIRRLAALMPVGTPVTITRHGGPT, encoded by the coding sequence ATGCGCACGCGCTCAGGCAGCTGCTCGGCGACCGGTCCGCCTGCGGTCGAAGAGCATCCTCTCGGCGGCGGCGTCGCTGCACAGCGTGGAGGCGCGGCATGCCGCGTGGATGCGCCGGACGCGCACGACGCCGTCTGGGCCGCGCTGAGCGGCCCCGCCACCGCCCGCAGCGCACCGCGGGCCGGCGCCCCTGCGGTTGCGCGGCTGCGGGCCACGACGCCCGAGGGCACCACGGCGATCGTGCTCGTTCTTCGCCGTCGCGTCGCGGACGACGGATCGGTGTGGAACCTCGTCAGCCTCCCGGTGCTTCCGAACGGGTCCACCGGCTGGCTGCCGCGCCGGGCGCTGAACGGCTACACGTTCGTCGACACGAGGCTCTGGGTCGATCTGGGGGCGCGCCGGCTGGTGCTCACGCGCTCCGGGCGGACGGTGTTCCGCGCTCCGGTGGCGGTGGGCGCCCCCGGCACGCCCACGCCGACCGGACGGTTCTACATCCGCGACCGCCTGACCCGGTATGCGAGCCCCTTCTACGGGCCGATCGCGTTCGGGACGAGCGCCCGCTCGGCGGTGCTCACAGACTGGCCGGCCGGCGGGTACATCGGCATCCACGGCACGAACCGTCCGGGGCTGATCCCCGGGGCGGTATCGCATGGATGCATCCGCCTTCGCAACGACGCGATTCGCCGCCTTGCGGCGCTCATGCCGGTGGGGACGCCGGTGACCATCACACGACACGGAGGACCGACATGA